The proteins below are encoded in one region of Pseudomonas putida S13.1.2:
- a CDS encoding DNA internalization-related competence protein ComEC/Rec2 yields MRTGMFALALGLLCLGLLPALPSVGWLLALAAFAVVSLCTRAWPLGCFLLGLCWACWSAQQAVDDRLAVGLDGRTLWLEGRVVGLPPRTAQGVRFELEAARSRRAELPQRLQLSWFDGPPLRAGEQWRLAVTLQRPAGLLNPHGPDREAQLLARRVGATGTVKAGQLLAPVTGGWRDVLRQRLLAVEANGRQAALVALVLGDGTGLAREDWQTLQATGTVHLLVISGQHIGLVAGLLYGLVAGLARWGLWPARLPWLPWACGLAMAAALAYGGLAGAGVPVQRACLMLAVVLLWRLRFRHLGAMLPLLLAAVAVLLVEPLAALLPGFWLSFTAVATLIFCFSARLGGWRPWQAWTRAQWVIAIGLLPVLLATGLPVSLSAPLANLVAVPWVSLAVLPLALLGTLLLPLGGVGEALLWLAGGLLDGLFRLLALVAQQRPAWVAPALPLWAWLLVLLGALLVLLPRGVPLRGLGGVMLLALWVPREPVPFGQVEVWQLDVGQGLAVLLRTRHHNLLYDAGPARGESDLGERVVLPTLRKLGVGSLDTMVISHAHADHAGGAAAIQRGLPVRRLIGGEALEEVPLQPCTSGEQWDWDGVRFSLWRWAAGQSSNDRSCVLLVEAQGERLLLAGDMEAAAERAWLAAHETPRIDWLQAPHHGSRSSSTEAFIRATAPRGVLISRGRNNSFGHPHVQVVERYGRHGVVMHDTAVEGALRLVLGRQGEVEGMRGQRRFWRVRAE; encoded by the coding sequence ATGCGCACAGGGATGTTTGCGCTCGCGCTCGGGCTGTTGTGCCTGGGCCTTCTCCCCGCATTGCCATCGGTCGGCTGGCTGCTAGCGCTGGCGGCCTTTGCTGTCGTCAGCCTGTGTACCCGCGCCTGGCCGTTGGGCTGCTTTTTGCTGGGCCTGTGTTGGGCATGTTGGTCTGCTCAGCAGGCCGTGGATGATCGCCTGGCCGTCGGCCTGGATGGCCGCACCTTATGGCTGGAGGGGCGGGTAGTCGGCTTGCCGCCCCGAACGGCGCAGGGTGTTCGCTTCGAGCTGGAGGCGGCGCGCTCGCGGCGGGCCGAACTGCCGCAACGGCTGCAATTGAGCTGGTTTGACGGGCCGCCGCTACGGGCGGGCGAGCAGTGGCGGCTGGCGGTGACCTTGCAGCGCCCGGCCGGGCTGCTCAACCCACATGGGCCCGACCGGGAAGCGCAACTGCTGGCGCGGCGGGTGGGCGCCACCGGTACGGTAAAAGCCGGGCAACTGCTGGCGCCGGTAACCGGTGGTTGGCGCGATGTGCTGCGCCAGCGTTTGCTGGCGGTCGAAGCCAATGGCCGGCAGGCCGCGTTGGTGGCACTGGTGCTTGGCGACGGCACAGGGCTGGCCCGGGAGGACTGGCAGACGTTGCAGGCCACCGGCACGGTGCACCTGCTGGTGATCTCTGGCCAGCACATCGGCCTGGTGGCCGGTTTGCTGTATGGCCTGGTCGCCGGACTGGCGCGTTGGGGGCTGTGGCCCGCTCGGTTACCGTGGCTGCCCTGGGCGTGTGGCCTGGCCATGGCGGCGGCGCTGGCCTACGGCGGGCTGGCCGGTGCCGGTGTGCCGGTGCAGCGCGCCTGCCTGATGCTGGCGGTAGTGCTGTTGTGGCGCCTGCGCTTTCGCCACCTCGGTGCAATGCTGCCGCTGTTGCTGGCGGCGGTCGCGGTGCTGCTGGTCGAACCGCTCGCGGCGCTGCTGCCTGGGTTCTGGCTGTCATTTACGGCCGTGGCCACGCTCATTTTTTGCTTCAGTGCCCGGCTAGGGGGCTGGCGGCCCTGGCAAGCCTGGACACGCGCCCAATGGGTGATCGCCATCGGCTTGTTGCCGGTGTTGTTGGCCACGGGTTTGCCGGTGAGCCTGAGCGCGCCGCTGGCCAATCTTGTCGCGGTGCCTTGGGTGAGCCTGGCGGTGCTGCCTTTGGCACTGCTGGGTACGTTGCTGCTGCCACTGGGCGGGGTAGGGGAGGCGCTGCTATGGCTGGCGGGTGGCCTGTTGGATGGGCTGTTCCGGCTGCTGGCGCTGGTGGCGCAGCAGCGCCCGGCGTGGGTGGCGCCGGCTCTGCCATTGTGGGCCTGGCTGCTGGTATTGCTGGGTGCGCTGCTGGTGCTGCTGCCCCGCGGCGTGCCTTTGCGCGGGTTGGGTGGGGTCATGTTGCTGGCGTTGTGGGTGCCCAGGGAGCCAGTGCCGTTCGGCCAGGTCGAGGTGTGGCAGCTGGATGTCGGCCAGGGGCTGGCGGTGCTGTTGCGTACTCGGCACCACAACCTGTTGTACGACGCCGGGCCGGCCAGGGGCGAAAGCGACCTGGGGGAGCGGGTGGTGCTGCCGACTTTGCGCAAGCTGGGGGTGGGCAGCCTGGACACGATGGTGATCAGCCATGCGCATGCCGACCATGCGGGCGGTGCTGCGGCCATACAGCGTGGTCTGCCGGTCAGGCGGCTGATCGGCGGGGAGGCGCTGGAAGAAGTGCCATTGCAGCCTTGTACCAGTGGCGAGCAATGGGACTGGGATGGCGTGCGCTTTTCGCTGTGGCGCTGGGCGGCCGGGCAGAGCAGCAATGACCGTTCCTGTGTGCTGTTGGTAGAGGCCCAGGGCGAGCGCTTGCTGCTGGCGGGGGATATGGAAGCTGCTGCCGAACGGGCCTGGCTGGCGGCCCATGAAACGCCGCGTATCGACTGGTTGCAGGCACCGCACCATGGCAGCCGCAGTTCGTCCACCGAGGCGTTCATCCGGGCTACTGCGCCGCGTGGGGTATTGATTTCGCGAGGGCGCAACAACAGCTTCGGGCATCCGCATGTGCAAGTGGTGGAGCGGTATGGGCGGCATGGGGTGGTGATGCATGATACGGCGGTGGAGGGGGCATTGCGGTTGGTGTTGGGGCGGCAGGGAGAGGTTGAGGGTATGAGGGGGCAGCGGCGGTTTTGGCGGGTTCGAGCAGAGTGA
- a CDS encoding DUF2062 domain-containing protein, producing the protein MPRRIFKRYMPDPTSIREHKSLRFFGKLLHDPNLWHLNRHSVARAMGVGLFAALIPIPMQMLLAAALAIPVRGNLPIAVSLVWLTNPLTMPPVFFVTYMTGAWLMQVPPRTLPDALTFEWITDQLATVWQPFLLGSVVCGVVLGIAAYFTTLLYWRWWIGRQWRRRKLRCSQQGSCTHAAATDQQADAQRVEHRSGDQHEGDRRANADIRHP; encoded by the coding sequence ATGCCGCGCCGAATTTTCAAACGCTACATGCCGGACCCGACCAGCATTCGGGAACACAAGTCGTTACGCTTTTTCGGCAAGCTGCTGCACGACCCCAACCTCTGGCACCTGAACCGCCATTCGGTGGCGCGGGCCATGGGCGTGGGCCTGTTTGCGGCGCTGATTCCCATCCCCATGCAGATGCTGCTGGCGGCGGCGCTGGCAATCCCGGTCCGCGGCAACCTGCCGATCGCCGTGAGCCTGGTGTGGCTGACCAACCCGCTGACCATGCCGCCGGTGTTCTTCGTCACCTACATGACCGGCGCCTGGCTGATGCAGGTGCCGCCGCGCACTCTGCCCGACGCACTGACCTTCGAGTGGATCACCGACCAGCTTGCCACCGTGTGGCAGCCGTTCCTGCTGGGTTCGGTTGTGTGCGGGGTGGTGCTGGGCATTGCTGCTTACTTCACCACCCTGCTGTACTGGCGCTGGTGGATTGGCCGGCAGTGGCGCCGGCGCAAGCTCAGATGTTCACAACAGGGCTCATGCACGCATGCCGCGGCCACTGACCAGCAGGCGGATGCACAACGTGTAGAGCACCGCAGTGGCGACCAGCATGAAGGTGATCGCCGTGCCAATGCTGATATCCGACACCCCTAG
- a CDS encoding ABC transporter permease: MSVELRTNWVALNTIVYREVRRFLRIWPQTLLPPAITMVLYFVIFGNLIGRQIGDMGGFTYMQYIVPGLIMMSVITNSYGNVVSSFFGSKFQRSIEELMVSPVSPHTILVGYVLGGVLRGLAVGVIVTILSMFFTDLQVHHLGVTVVVVLLTATIFSLLGFVNAVFARNFDDISIIPTFVLTPLTYLGGVFYSINLLPPFWQTVSLANPVLHMVNSFRYGILGVSDISIGTAITFMLVATAVLYTLCIRLLVSGRGMRA, encoded by the coding sequence ATGAGTGTGGAACTGCGCACCAACTGGGTCGCCCTGAACACCATCGTCTACCGCGAAGTGCGGCGCTTCTTGCGCATCTGGCCGCAAACCTTGCTGCCGCCTGCAATCACCATGGTGCTGTACTTCGTCATCTTCGGTAACCTGATCGGCCGGCAGATCGGCGACATGGGTGGTTTCACCTACATGCAGTACATCGTGCCGGGGCTGATCATGATGTCGGTGATCACCAACTCCTACGGCAACGTGGTGTCGAGCTTCTTCGGCAGCAAGTTCCAGCGCTCGATCGAAGAGCTGATGGTGTCACCGGTGTCGCCGCACACCATTCTCGTCGGCTATGTACTGGGCGGCGTGCTGCGCGGTTTGGCGGTTGGGGTGATCGTGACCATCCTGTCGATGTTCTTTACCGACCTGCAGGTGCACCACCTGGGTGTGACCGTGGTCGTGGTACTGCTGACGGCCACCATCTTCTCGCTGCTGGGCTTCGTCAACGCCGTGTTTGCACGCAATTTCGACGATATCTCGATCATTCCGACTTTTGTGCTGACGCCGCTGACTTACTTGGGCGGGGTGTTTTACTCGATCAACCTGCTGCCGCCGTTCTGGCAGACCGTGTCGCTGGCCAACCCGGTGCTGCACATGGTCAACTCGTTCCGCTACGGCATCCTAGGGGTGTCGGATATCAGCATTGGCACGGCGATCACCTTCATGCTGGTCGCCACTGCGGTGCTCTACACGTTGTGCATCCGCCTGCTGGTCAGTGGCCGCGGCATGCGTGCATGA
- a CDS encoding ABC transporter ATP-binding protein, translating to MSSALSIRQLTKTYGNGFQALKGIDLDVAEGDFFALLGPNGAGKSTTIGILSTLVNKTSGTVNVFGHDLDREPSALKRCLGVVPQEFNFNQFEKTFDIVVTQAGYYGIPPKLAKERAEQYLTQLGLWDKRDVQSRSLSGGMKRRLMIARALIHEPRLLILDEPTAGVDIELRRSMWSFLTELNQKGITIILTTHYLEEAEQLCRNIGIIDHGTIVENTSMRQLLGKLHVETFVLDIKQDLASAPVLQGYPCRLLTPHTLEVQVEKDIGITALFGQLALQNIEVQSLRNKTNRLEELFVSLVEKNLSKVAV from the coding sequence ATGAGTTCCGCCCTGTCCATCCGACAGCTGACCAAGACCTACGGCAACGGCTTCCAGGCCCTCAAAGGCATCGACCTCGATGTTGCCGAAGGCGACTTCTTCGCCTTGCTCGGCCCCAACGGCGCCGGCAAATCCACCACCATCGGCATCCTCTCCACCCTGGTGAACAAGACCAGTGGCACGGTGAACGTGTTCGGCCATGACCTGGACCGTGAGCCCTCGGCACTCAAGCGCTGCCTGGGCGTGGTGCCGCAGGAATTCAACTTCAACCAGTTTGAGAAAACCTTCGACATCGTCGTGACCCAGGCCGGTTACTACGGCATACCGCCCAAGCTGGCCAAGGAGCGCGCCGAGCAGTACCTGACCCAGCTGGGCCTGTGGGACAAGCGTGATGTGCAGTCGCGTTCGTTGTCTGGCGGCATGAAGCGCCGTTTGATGATTGCCCGCGCGCTGATCCACGAGCCGCGCCTGCTGATCCTCGACGAGCCCACCGCCGGTGTGGACATCGAGCTGCGCCGCTCGATGTGGAGCTTTCTCACCGAGCTGAACCAGAAGGGCATCACCATCATCCTCACCACCCACTACCTGGAAGAGGCTGAGCAGCTGTGCCGCAACATCGGCATCATCGACCACGGCACCATCGTCGAGAACACCAGCATGCGCCAGTTGCTGGGCAAGCTGCATGTGGAAACCTTCGTGCTCGACATCAAGCAGGACCTGGCCAGCGCGCCGGTACTGCAAGGCTACCCGTGCCGGCTGCTGACCCCACACACCCTTGAGGTGCAAGTGGAAAAGGACATCGGCATCACCGCGCTGTTTGGGCAGCTGGCGCTGCAGAACATCGAGGTGCAGAGCCTGCGCAACAAGACCAACCGACTCGAGGAGCTGTTTGTGTCCCTGGTGGAAAAAAACCTGTCGAAGGTGGCCGTATGA
- a CDS encoding glutathione S-transferase → MLKIWGRKNSSNVRKALWMAHELGLDFESIDAGGAFGVVNEPHYRARNPNGLVPMLEDGDLTLWESNTIVRYLCAEYGAEQGWYLEDPRQRALADKWMDWTTSSFAAPFRPLFWGLLRTSEDQRDWVAINAAHKQCAQLLAIADETLATQPYLSGDQIGMGDIPLGSFIYAWFEMPIERPAMYHLEAWYERLKQRPAYQAAVMTALT, encoded by the coding sequence ATGCTGAAGATCTGGGGCCGCAAGAATTCGAGTAATGTGCGCAAGGCGCTATGGATGGCCCATGAGCTGGGCCTGGATTTCGAGTCCATCGACGCCGGCGGCGCCTTCGGCGTGGTCAACGAGCCGCACTACCGCGCCCGTAACCCCAATGGCCTGGTCCCCATGCTCGAAGACGGCGACCTGACCCTGTGGGAGTCCAACACCATCGTCCGCTACCTGTGCGCCGAGTACGGCGCAGAGCAGGGCTGGTACCTGGAAGACCCGCGCCAACGCGCCTTGGCCGACAAATGGATGGACTGGACCACCTCGTCCTTCGCCGCACCGTTCCGCCCGCTGTTCTGGGGCTTGCTGCGCACGTCGGAAGACCAGCGCGACTGGGTGGCGATCAACGCCGCGCACAAGCAGTGTGCCCAATTGCTGGCCATTGCCGATGAAACCCTGGCCACACAGCCCTACCTGTCCGGTGACCAGATCGGCATGGGCGACATCCCACTGGGTAGCTTCATCTATGCCTGGTTCGAAATGCCCATCGAACGCCCGGCCATGTACCATCTGGAAGCCTGGTATGAACGCCTGAAACAGCGCCCGGCCTACCAAGCCGCGGTGATGACCGCGCTCACTTGA
- a CDS encoding acyl-CoA dehydrogenase gives MLLLWLVVLVIGAAYLTHRRLAPLQILGIMAAYVLLMGIFSSAPGWLLAVIWIVLALKIALVALPEWRRKVFTGPVFSWFQRTLPPMSQTEREAIDAGTVWWDGELFSGRPDWRTLLAYPAPKLSEEEQAFIDGPTEDLCAMVSDWQIGQDLDLPPEAWDHIKQHGFFALIIPKEYGGKGFSAYAHSQVAMKLATRSGDLASTVMVPNSLGPAELLLHYGTDEQRNHYLPRLARGDEIPCFALTGPLAGSDAGAMPDTGIICKGQWNGEEVLGLRLNWEKRYITLGPVATLLGLAFKAYDPDQLLGEEEELGISLALIPTDTPGVEIGKRHLPLGAAFMNGPNSGKDVFVPLDFLIGGQAMLGKGWMMLMNCLSVGRSISLPAVGTGAAKYTSLVTGQYANIREQFNVPLAAFEGIQESLARIGGNAWLMDSARLLTAKAVDLGEKPSVLSAILKYHLTERGRECIQHAMDVHGGKGIIMGPNNYLGRNWQGAPIFITVEGANILSRNLMIFGQGAIRCHPFVLREMALAGREDRDQALKEFDDLLMKHIMFAAGNAASTLVFNLGLGRFEPVPGDTLSQGYFRALNRQAAAFALLADLSMLLLGGALKRRERLSARLGDVLSYLYLASAALKRYHDLGSPEHMQPLLRWAMEESLGQAEKALDRLLDNFPNRFVGCALRVLVFPFGRRHTGPSDELDAEVAALIGRSKGDPALEELLAGCFRPQAEGDPVAALQRACDLLHEAAPLHTVLHQAIKEGKVQPAPGQSAIDAAVESGSLQAGEGQRLHAAEQARRAVIDVDAFDKAQLLPEQGKVR, from the coding sequence ATGTTGCTGTTGTGGTTGGTGGTGCTGGTGATCGGCGCGGCGTACCTCACGCACCGGCGCCTGGCGCCCTTGCAGATTCTCGGCATCATGGCGGCCTATGTGCTGCTCATGGGCATTTTCAGCAGTGCGCCCGGCTGGCTTCTGGCTGTGATCTGGATCGTACTGGCCTTGAAGATCGCCCTGGTTGCGCTCCCGGAGTGGCGCCGCAAGGTGTTCACCGGCCCGGTATTCAGCTGGTTCCAGCGCACCCTGCCGCCCATGTCGCAAACCGAGCGCGAAGCGATCGATGCAGGCACAGTGTGGTGGGATGGCGAACTGTTCAGCGGCCGCCCTGACTGGCGCACCTTACTGGCCTACCCGGCACCGAAGCTGAGCGAAGAAGAACAGGCCTTCATCGACGGCCCCACTGAAGACCTGTGTGCCATGGTCAGCGACTGGCAGATAGGCCAGGACCTGGACCTGCCGCCCGAAGCCTGGGATCACATCAAGCAGCATGGCTTCTTTGCGCTGATCATTCCCAAGGAATACGGCGGCAAAGGCTTCTCTGCCTACGCCCATTCGCAGGTTGCGATGAAACTGGCCACCCGCAGTGGCGACCTGGCCTCCACGGTGATGGTGCCCAACTCCCTGGGCCCGGCCGAACTGTTGCTGCACTACGGCACCGACGAACAACGCAACCACTACCTGCCACGCCTGGCTCGCGGCGACGAAATCCCCTGCTTTGCCCTGACCGGCCCGCTGGCCGGCTCCGACGCGGGGGCCATGCCCGACACCGGCATCATCTGCAAGGGCCAGTGGAACGGCGAAGAAGTACTGGGCCTGCGCCTGAACTGGGAAAAGCGCTACATCACCCTGGGCCCGGTCGCGACCTTGCTGGGCCTGGCCTTCAAGGCCTACGACCCGGACCAACTGCTGGGCGAAGAGGAAGAACTGGGCATCAGCCTTGCGCTGATCCCCACCGACACCCCCGGTGTCGAAATCGGCAAACGCCACCTGCCGCTGGGCGCCGCTTTCATGAACGGGCCCAACAGCGGCAAGGACGTGTTCGTGCCGCTGGACTTCCTCATCGGCGGCCAGGCCATGCTCGGCAAAGGCTGGATGATGCTGATGAACTGCCTGTCGGTGGGCCGCTCGATTTCCCTGCCGGCAGTCGGCACCGGCGCCGCCAAGTACACCAGCCTGGTGACCGGCCAGTACGCGAATATCCGCGAGCAGTTCAACGTGCCGCTGGCGGCCTTCGAGGGCATCCAGGAATCGCTGGCACGCATCGGCGGCAACGCCTGGCTGATGGACAGCGCCCGCCTGCTGACCGCCAAGGCCGTGGACCTTGGCGAAAAGCCTTCGGTACTGTCGGCAATTCTCAAGTACCACCTGACCGAGCGGGGCCGCGAATGCATCCAGCACGCCATGGATGTGCACGGCGGCAAGGGCATCATCATGGGCCCCAACAATTACCTGGGTCGCAACTGGCAAGGGGCGCCGATCTTCATCACGGTCGAAGGCGCCAACATCCTTTCGCGCAACCTGATGATCTTCGGCCAGGGCGCCATCCGCTGTCACCCGTTCGTGCTCAGGGAAATGGCCCTGGCCGGGCGTGAGGACCGTGACCAGGCGCTGAAGGAATTCGACGACCTGCTGATGAAGCACATCATGTTCGCCGCCGGCAACGCCGCCAGCACGCTGGTCTTCAACCTGGGGCTCGGGCGCTTCGAACCGGTGCCTGGGGACACCTTGAGCCAAGGTTACTTCCGTGCCCTCAATCGCCAGGCTGCCGCCTTCGCCCTGCTGGCCGACCTGTCGATGCTGCTGCTGGGTGGTGCGCTCAAGCGCCGCGAACGCCTGAGTGCGCGCCTGGGCGATGTGCTCAGCTACCTGTACCTGGCCAGCGCTGCGCTCAAGCGCTACCACGACCTGGGCTCGCCCGAGCACATGCAGCCCCTGCTGCGCTGGGCCATGGAAGAAAGCCTGGGCCAGGCGGAAAAGGCGCTGGACCGGCTGCTCGACAACTTCCCCAACCGGTTTGTCGGTTGCGCACTGCGCGTGTTGGTGTTCCCCTTCGGCCGCCGTCATACAGGGCCGAGCGATGAGCTGGATGCCGAAGTGGCGGCGCTGATCGGCCGCAGCAAAGGCGACCCGGCGTTGGAGGAATTGCTTGCCGGGTGCTTCAGGCCACAAGCCGAGGGCGACCCGGTGGCGGCACTGCAACGGGCTTGTGATCTTCTGCACGAGGCTGCGCCACTGCACACAGTGCTGCATCAGGCAATCAAGGAGGGCAAGGTACAGCCAGCACCTGGGCAGTCGGCCATCGATGCGGCCGTCGAGAGCGGTTCACTGCAAGCTGGCGAGGGGCAACGGTTGCATGCGGCGGAACAGGCACGCCGGGCCGTGATCGATGTGGATGCATTCGACAAGGCGCAACTGCTGCCGGAACAGGGCAAGGTGCGATGA
- a CDS encoding PA2817 family protein — MANPHLEYHLQLLHHLRTILVALGEAEQVPEESHALFLERFDELLTLLPQNPLESQYLGQDLICQVIQRYPQVAHLVPRDLLWFFGGDCLHYMPDEELALYQQLEERRYEAEQNDEPFDWHAEKQLLNPAGSTLRH; from the coding sequence ATGGCCAACCCCCACCTGGAATACCACCTGCAACTGCTGCACCACCTGCGCACCATCCTGGTGGCCTTGGGTGAAGCCGAGCAGGTACCGGAGGAAAGCCACGCCCTGTTTCTCGAACGCTTCGACGAACTGCTGACCCTGTTGCCGCAAAACCCGCTGGAAAGCCAGTACCTGGGCCAGGACCTGATCTGCCAGGTCATCCAGCGCTACCCGCAGGTTGCCCACCTGGTACCCCGCGACCTGTTGTGGTTCTTTGGCGGTGACTGCCTGCACTACATGCCCGACGAAGAACTGGCCCTCTACCAACAACTGGAAGAACGCCGTTACGAGGCCGAGCAGAACGATGAGCCTTTTGACTGGCACGCCGAAAAGCAGTTGCTGAACCCGGCCGGCTCGACGCTGCGTCACTGA
- a CDS encoding fimbrial protein, giving the protein MKKTLMALALGLASSTAFADERGQILFKGNINGGTTCPIEIVVPGAGPIGAVDLENYSVKYFAANATTPDVAFALRVDADDATCTIPTGYTTKVTFDSLNGDAGPGNQYYAIRDSSRGLAVELKDDAYASIPPRTESKEYPVASTGVTDVRFYASYVRLGTAGSVTEGPANADVNFSITLP; this is encoded by the coding sequence ATGAAAAAAACTTTGATGGCGCTTGCCCTTGGCCTGGCAAGCAGCACAGCTTTTGCTGATGAACGAGGCCAGATTCTGTTCAAAGGCAACATCAACGGCGGCACTACCTGCCCGATCGAAATTGTCGTACCAGGCGCTGGGCCGATCGGTGCGGTTGACCTCGAGAACTACTCCGTCAAGTACTTCGCCGCAAACGCTACCACCCCCGACGTTGCATTCGCGCTGCGGGTTGATGCGGATGATGCCACTTGCACAATCCCTACGGGCTACACCACCAAGGTCACCTTTGACTCTCTCAACGGCGATGCAGGCCCAGGCAATCAGTACTATGCCATCCGCGATAGCAGCCGCGGCCTCGCAGTGGAACTAAAGGATGATGCTTACGCATCTATCCCTCCGCGTACCGAGTCCAAAGAGTATCCCGTGGCCTCCACTGGCGTAACGGATGTGAGGTTTTATGCTTCCTATGTAAGACTCGGCACAGCAGGTTCGGTGACCGAAGGTCCTGCCAACGCAGACGTGAACTTCAGCATCACGCTGCCTTGA
- a CDS encoding molecular chaperone yields the protein MLPVTRTSTLLGGCLLLLACLLNSAHAALTISSTRIIYESTQRSASVVIANPSQRPFAAQTWVNTQADDTTTPVPFMTSPALFRLAAGKDQSVQISGLPNDLPQDRESLFFFNLQEIPQASGDAKNQLNIALRTRIKLFYRPAQVQGNPEKRLKELHLTTTLRNGRPHLTVHNPTPFHFTFNRLDLVKGKQQKALPGIDMMAPMSQLEVALPNGFEGVGLQAIVTVINDHGGSSKPLTLPVHDTP from the coding sequence ATGCTCCCCGTCACCCGCACCTCGACGTTGCTGGGCGGTTGCCTGCTGCTTCTGGCCTGCCTGCTGAACAGCGCTCACGCCGCCCTTACCATCAGCAGTACGCGCATCATCTACGAAAGCACCCAACGCAGTGCCTCGGTGGTAATCGCCAACCCCAGCCAACGCCCCTTCGCCGCCCAGACCTGGGTCAATACCCAGGCAGACGACACCACCACGCCAGTGCCGTTCATGACGTCCCCGGCCCTGTTCAGGCTTGCTGCCGGCAAGGACCAGTCGGTGCAGATCAGCGGCCTGCCAAACGATCTGCCACAAGACCGCGAATCGCTGTTCTTTTTCAACCTGCAGGAAATTCCCCAAGCAAGCGGCGATGCCAAAAACCAGCTCAACATTGCCTTGCGCACCCGGATCAAGCTGTTCTACCGACCGGCACAGGTTCAAGGCAACCCGGAAAAGCGGCTAAAGGAACTGCACCTCACCACAACCCTGCGTAACGGTCGCCCACACCTTACCGTGCACAATCCCACGCCCTTCCACTTCACCTTCAATCGCCTGGACCTGGTCAAGGGCAAGCAGCAGAAAGCCCTACCCGGCATCGACATGATGGCGCCGATGTCCCAGCTCGAGGTTGCACTGCCAAACGGCTTCGAAGGTGTTGGCCTGCAGGCCATCGTGACCGTGATCAATGACCATGGCGGTAGCAGCAAGCCGCTGACCCTGCCCGTGCACGACACCCCATGA